One Gimesia aquarii DNA segment encodes these proteins:
- a CDS encoding division/cell wall cluster transcriptional repressor MraZ, with the protein MSGEAFITGEVKRTVDDRFRISLPVEMAQAIADESGETMLTKERAGCLSLWKASDWQTRQQQGVDLIKQKIQAHRLENRWDEVQRLGRLLSTRNRTIQLANRSRCTIPEGFREFLGVQPNQDVMIIGAVICVEIWNPQAWQSLLEQDMPEFGTLFKELSG; encoded by the coding sequence ATGAGCGGTGAAGCATTTATTACGGGGGAAGTGAAGCGAACGGTTGATGACCGATTTCGTATTTCGCTGCCTGTAGAAATGGCTCAAGCCATCGCCGACGAATCTGGGGAAACAATGCTAACCAAAGAACGAGCTGGCTGCCTAAGCCTCTGGAAGGCATCAGACTGGCAAACCAGACAACAGCAGGGCGTTGATCTGATCAAGCAAAAGATTCAGGCACATCGCTTAGAAAACCGCTGGGACGAGGTACAACGCCTGGGGCGTTTACTCTCTACCAGAAATCGAACCATTCAATTGGCCAATCGATCTCGCTGTACAATTCCCGAAGGATTTCGAGAGTTTCTGGGAGTCCAACCAAACCAAGATGTCATGATTATCGGTGCCGTCATTTGTGTCGAAATCTGGAATCCTCAAGCATGGCAGAGTCTACTCGAACAAGACATGCCTGAATTCGGAACACTCTTCAAAGAACTATCCGGCTAA